A part of Periophthalmus magnuspinnatus isolate fPerMag1 chromosome 19, fPerMag1.2.pri, whole genome shotgun sequence genomic DNA contains:
- the dusp3a gene encoding dual specificity protein phosphatase 3, whose translation MKKHQSPSKLPPRPCSPAVLPAHSGDITVQQLNELVSDGSGFYQLPTQHFNEVYPRIYIGNAFVAQNTMRLQKLGVTHVLNVAEGTSFMHVNTSAEFYAGTGITYHGISANDTEQFNLSAYFEEGAEFIDKALAHNNGKGKVYVHCREGYSRSPTMVIAYLMLHHKLDARQAVATVRHKREIGPNDGFLRQLCQLNERLVKEGRLNGEVPKIKTK comes from the exons ATGAAGAAACACCAGAGCCCCAGCAAACTGCCACCGCGGCCGTGCTCTCCAGCCGTGCTCCCGGCGCACAGCGGAGACATCACCGTCCAACAACTCAACGAGCTGGTGTCGGACGGCAGCGGCTTCTACCAACTCCCCACGCAGCACTTCAACGAGGTCTACCCAAGGATCTACATCGGAAACGC cTTTGTGGCCCAGAACACGATGCGCCTGCAGAAGTTGGGGGTGACCCATGTGTTGAATGTAGCGGAGGGGACTTCGTTTATGCACGTGAATACCAGCGCTGAGTTTTACGCTGGGACGGGGATCACGTACCACGGCATCTCGGCCAACGACACCGAGCAGTTCAACCTCAGTGCCTACTTTGAGGAGGGGGCGGAGTTCATCGACAAGGCACTAGCGCACAATAATGGCAAAG GAAAGGTGTACGTTCACTGCAGAGAAGGCTACAGCCGCTCCCCGACCATGGTGATCGCGTACCTGATGCTCCACCACAAACTGGACGCCCGGCAGGCAGTAGCCACGGTCCGCCACAAGAGGGAGATCGGCCCCAACGACGGCTTCCTGCGCCAACTCTGCCAGCTCAACGAGAGACTGGTGAAGGAGGGGCGACTGAACGGAGAGGTGCCCAAAATCAAGACCAAATGA